One Candidatus Cloacimonadota bacterium genomic region harbors:
- the rpsJ gene encoding 30S ribosomal protein S10 has product MSKQENRIRIKLKAYDHRLLDQSVAEIVKSTRNTGAKVVGPIPLPTDRTVYTILRSPHTDKKSQDQFQMLVHKRLVDIMNPTQQTTNALKKLSLPAGVHVEIKANTRS; this is encoded by the coding sequence GTGAGTAAACAGGAAAATCGTATTCGGATTAAGTTGAAAGCTTATGACCATCGTTTATTGGATCAATCTGTCGCGGAGATCGTGAAGAGCACACGTAACACCGGAGCCAAAGTAGTTGGGCCTATCCCGCTTCCTACAGATCGGACAGTATATACGATTTTACGTTCGCCTCATACCGACAAAAAATCTCAAGACCAATTCCAGATGTTGGTTCACAAACGTTTGGTCGACATCATGAATCCGACCCAGCAGACAACGAATGCATTAAAGAAGCTTAGTTTGCCGGCGGGAGTTCATGTGGAGATCAAGGCAAATACCAGGAGCTAA